TATGCTCACTCTGTCTGGCCTTGCTCAGAATGTCCCCGGGGTGGTGGAGTGTCTGAAGATCATCACCCGGATGAACTCGATGCGGATTGCTGAGTTTGCATTCAGACTGGCCAGGGAGAAAGGCCGGCACAGGGTCACGGCTGTCCACAAGGCCAACATCATGTCAGTATCCGTCTGTGGTAATTACTGTTACCTTGTCAACTCCATTCCTGTTACCCCAGATCgccatacatgaacaaaagagCTGACTTATGGCAGCGCTTGTATGCCGTGCAGCTGTCACATAAGAACAAACGACAGTAGTCAGTGTACTGGGGATCGGGGCCGACCTTGCGATAGCAGCTTGTTATGTAGACTGGAGTCTGGAGTGAGTAAGTCTTGGCTGTGATCCACACAGGAAGTTGGGTGATGGTCTCTTCCTGAAATGTTGCAAGGAGGTGGCGGCGGGATATCCTGATATCGCATTTGACGACATGATTGTAGATAACACCACCATGCAGGTATCACCTGTTACATTATATTGGCTTGAAAATAACCTCCACACTCACTGGGTACTCCAAGAGGTTCATCACATTTAGAACCACTGCAGTTGAAGAATACACGTGGTGTTTTTCTTCTGTGGCACAGCTGGTGTCTAAGCCCCAACAGTTTGACGTGATGGTAATGCCCAACCTCTATGGAAATGTGGTGAGCAACGTGTGCGCGGGGCTCGTCGGGGGGCCAGGGCTGGTGCCAGGAGCCAACTACGGCAAGGACTACGCTGTCTTCGAAACCGTAAGCGACATTAATCGCACCACAAGCAGCCGGTTACGACGTCTTCTGCAGAGTTGACAGATAAGCGCCCAGTCTCTGTGCTTCATGCTCCCAGGCCACAAGGAACACTGGGAAAAGCATCGCCAACAAGAACATCGCAAACCCCACTGCCACCCTGTTGGCTAGCTGCCTGATGCTGGATCACTTAAGGTGTGTCACTGGATCACTTAAGGTGTGTCACTGGATCACTTAAGGTGTGTCACTGGATCATTTAAGGTGTGTCACTGGATCACTTAAGGTGTGTCACTGGATCATTTAAGGTGTGTCACTGGATCACTTAAGGTGTGTCACTGGATCATTTAAGGTGTGTCACTGGATCACTTAAGGTGTGTCACTGGATCACTTAAGGTGTGTCACTGGATCACTTAAGGTGTGTCACTGGATCATTTAACGTGTGTGGGGAATAAAAGAGATCATCGTTCCTAAACTGCACATTGaacacgtttttttcacactTTTCGTTGGTTCTAACCCTCCAGCTCTGCTAGATGGGCCTACGGCAGATTAATTTTCTGAAGCGCATATCAACACAGTTTGGTGTGACCTAAAGAGCACGTGTCTGTCTTCTTGTCTTTCTTAGGCTTCATGACTACGCCAGTGTCATTCGAAAAGCAGTGTTGAAAACTCTGTCTGAGACTCAGGTATGGAGCAGTCACATTACTCTGATTAACCTCTTAAGAGTTCTGGGGTGATTTTTACATTTGaggggtttttttgtgtgttctcTATTACTGTCATGCATTGTTGACAAACTAATCCTTGAGACATGGGTgtagtcttgtctttatccaAGCATGCATtcacaaagaaaaacaaattaaCTGTCACTGAGCATTTTTTATAAATCATATCATTAGGCTTATGCCCTGAATGGGTCCAGCTCTCAGTCTCAAGCCACCCAAATCAGTCAAATATCAACTTCTCGAGGTATTAGTATTTCTAATAAAACACATATAATAACTAAATGTATGCAGATCAGATTTTTTATCGTTTCTATGCTCATAGTGATTATTACACCCAGATtacacccacaaccccacaGTCCCACTATTTATAGTAATACCATTGAAGCTTCGTCCCTCAAATGGCTCTGAAACTCTGAATGCTGTGCTGAGATGACCCTCAACCCATCAGTTTCCGGGTCACTTTTATATTCCGTAACATCCCGTCCCTGCTTCCTGTCCCTGCAGTTGCACACTGCTGATCTGGGAGGTCAGGGCACGACATCAGAGGTGGTGCAGACCATCATGCAGGAGGTTCAAAGGAACGGACTGCTTAACTCCAAACACATCTGAACAGCCAAATCATCTCACCGCCAGACAGGAAGTATCCACCCATAGTCTGACTCTGAACAAGCTTTATATATAGACACATAGGATGGAATCACATTAGCTGTAGTTAACTAAGCTGCTAATGACAACCTGCCTGGCCCAAGTATCTAATCTAATAGAAGTAACGGTACATTTTATGTTACATCAGAatcatttgttgtttttatgcTTTCTAGGTGGAAGTCTTCAGTCAATAGACTGTTTGAAgtataaaacacaaacacaagtgtgtgtgtgtgtgtgtgtgtgagagagagagagagagagagagagagatttgcatGTGGTCTGGGAACAATTTTACAACTTGGAAAAAAGTACTGTGAAAAACAATTGTcaaaaaaaatgatcaaatatgcTGTACATGTGTATTTGAAAACATTTACTGGTCACTGTAGTAACTATTTGGACTATACTGGTCACTGGAGTAACTATTTCGACTGTACTGGTCAATAGAGTAACTatgttgaaatgttttattactgTTTAATTACTTTAAAAACCTCCAAAGATATCAATGTTACTGACATGCTCATCTGTCTAGTTTCTTTAAAGCATCTCAATGTTGTCTGAAAGTGGTTGTTTGTTagtcctgtttttgttttttgttttgtttttttaataacttTTTATTACTATAGCTAAAATGGTTCTTTAAACGTTGCACCAGATATCCCTGGCAGGGCAGGACCGTCCAGATGGTCAATGGTACAAACCACCTCCTTGTACTTGGTCATTGGGTGCTGCAGTTATGGGTACTGATCCTGCTTACTGTACCAGATGAAGCCTAAACTTAGTTTAGTTCAGTCCCTGTTGTAAAAACCAGCCCTGTACTTTGTTGTCAGTATCCATCATGATTCGCAGTCTTCAAAGTGTACAGGATAAAATTTTAAGCAATAAATTATTTCACTTCACAGAATTGCCTTTTCTTCTTTAAAGTGATTTTTAAGCATGATTGGATGTAGGCCATTCCTGTTTCCCACTGTTATTTTGTTGCCAATAGATGGCGCCGAAATCCTGAGATCAAAACTGAAGGCAACCTGGAGTCCTTGGTGAGATAATGTGTCAAAACCTGTAAAAACAGTTCACGTCCTTATGAATATATACGCGAATATCTTCAGACTAAGAGCTGTACACACCGGATTATATTCTCACGTTTGTCTATGGAAAAATGCATTTTACTAAACCTCAAAAAACAAACTGAGACTCCATAAAACTACAATAAAAGGGGCAATTCCAGCTGTTTAACTGGAATTTAAAGTCTAAAGGTCGAACATGATCTCACATTAACGGCACGCTTGTAAGTATTTAAAATATACATCAGACTCACAGTACTGCTATTAATTTTACAGCACCAGTGTTTAATTGTCCTCCTGGCTATCACGAAGATGCTTATAAAACTGACTGTGGGTAATAGTTACGTGCTTGCCACAGCTGAAAAAAGACAAACAAGCCTTAAAATTTTGACCTTAAAAATCGCTTTGTATAAACCGTCAAGCTTTTAACCTGATAACTAAATATTTTACGTAactttgttattattattactaatcTCTTCAAAAGCTGCACCTTGACTGCATGCCGTCCGAGTGTTTCCATGTGAGCTTATGCCCCACAGTGAGAAATTACTATATCACTATGCCATGTGATGTGGGAGACATGGAGGAGACAAAGTTAACCATCTACTTGCGAATCACTTTCTAGAGGCCCCGTTTGACCTCGACAGAAGTTCTCTGACAGCCAGTGCCAGGAAGGGTGGGTCTCTGGGAAGACCTTAAAGCACCTATCAGCTTGTCTGACCCACTTGTACAGCACATACGTACATAGACATATAATCCATTGCACAAACACAAATGCCCGAGGAAGGTTTTAGGAGCGTATATAGTGAGTCACAGACAATATCTGTGCAGCCAGGTAGGTTTTCCTGTCTCTAGTATTGCACCATTTCATGCCATGAAAGAACAGGAGTCACACATGGAGTTTGAGATTGTGAGGTATAACGGTACAGTTATTATGGACTGAGGCTTAAACTCCATTGCAGAAGACGCACAGTAAAACCTGGAGTGATACAGGCGTTGGGGTGGCCACAAAGGAGGGACACGGAGATGTCCAAACAAATAAGCGTCAAGCTGTTTAGTTCATCAAACTAATTTAGGCGCGTTCCCCTAATGAGGAAGCAATTGAGTGGAAAAGGGAAGACACATTGTGTTTGCCGCGGGGGGACAGGTGAAGAACAAATGACGGAATGTCAGAGAAAAGGGTGGAGAGGAAGGGAAAGAGGGGCAGGATGAGGGCCACCGTGCGTGAAGAGAACGGACCTGTGGCGTCCGCTCTTTTTGTAAGCATTCTTCGGTCTGCCTCTCGCATGCACTCCGTGGGCCGACGAGCTCTTTTGGCATCGGTTTAGACGTCTTTTCCCCAGCTAGTTGCACTCTGTGGACTTTTgctgaggtggagagagggggggggagggcggACCGGTCCGACTGCTCAGGCAACGCCGCGCACCGCGGTGCCAAAAACATCCACTTTGAAGTGATGAGAAAAACGAGAATGGGAAAAACAGCAACAAGCAACAGAAAAGCCACGAGGGACCAGAGAGGGAAAGTGAGGGCCCTGGAATGCTGCGTTCATGCCTAATAGATGCCAAAAGCCGTTCTGCAGTCTCCAGCCTATCCTATTGCAGCACACCGGGTATTTGCATCAGGAACGGACCCTCCAGAGCCGCGGGGCATCCGACGGTGCCGCGCATGCGCCGGGCGGCCGGTGAAACACGATGATGGTGGAGGCTCGGTTACATTCCATGGGCCAAATGTCATCGGAGTCCTTGGCTCCTAGGCAACCCCTACTGTCCACTGGCAACGAGCCGCATTCCTTCTCTTCGACTGCGGCCCACGGCGGGTCCTTGTCTTCAGCGCCAGCCGGCCCCGGCTGTTCTAGGGTTTACTCCCCTCATGCCATGCTCCCTTTGAAAATTTAAACAAGAGAACGTTTTTGGAGGGAGGCATGTAgacctctcagtctctctcatttGGTGCTTTCTTTCAGCGTAAGGTTCGTGCAACCtatctccttctttctctctctctctctctctctctgttttaataTCACACTTTTAGAAGACAAAGGAATGAAGCGTACATGCAAAGGAATGAAGCTGTCAAAGGCACCGATGTTTATCTCAGACCTCCCAGTCCAGTTTGAGTTGTCGACTATTATCTGTGTCCTGATGCCCTCCATTGATTTGGTCAACCTGTTTacagacatttcaaaatgttCACGTCAAATGTTAAAATGTCAACTCTACATTTCTGCAAAATTTAGAAGCAGGGCAAATTATTTATAATTGTATAATAATCTCATGAAATTAGATACGCTGCCAGTTTGAAATATCATTTTTATAGTTTGATATCCTTCCCCTTCCTCTGGTTTACACAGCTGCTGTATCTAATAAAAAATGTCCTctcataaaataaaaaaatcatccCATAAAAAACTCATGTCCTACATGCTGTCAGAAGCAGGACAGCTTCAAATCATGAAGGCATAACGTTTGATGTGCTCCACGCCGGTGTTACAGATCTATTCCAGATCTATATGTCACACAACCGCTCCTCCCAGCATaacctaacacatcacaccacctcacaatatactgtatttaaatttaaataaagggGAATTCACTGTCTTTCTTCAGCCTTTTTCCATTCCCAGTTCTCTGCCTCTGCCTCTCTTGCTCTTTCCCTCCTCCCCACTCGCTGTCTGTCATGTTGCCTGGCTCAGGAACTTACCGCTGATTAGACTCGACTCCCGCTGCCCTCCTTAACACCTGGTGCCAGGTCTCATCAGCCTCAACGGCAGCCTGAAGGCCCGGCGGGGGCCCCGGGGGAGTCCTGTCTGGGGCAGGAGCCAGCAGGAGCCCTGCTCACTCCTCCAGCACCACGCAGGTTCCATGTACCCACCGGGGGCTCAGGAGCCAGGCCAAGAAACACGGAGGAGGGCCCCGTACCTcctgctcccctctcctccttcatctcctcctcactccccATCCGAAAGCCCGCTGCCATCTGCATGGACTTACAGAGCTATCTATAATCCAGAACATTAATTGCAATTCTAGCGAAACACAATCTATCACGGTAATAACCTTACGTTTTTCGCTTCGTCAGTagttttgtgtttgtggtgttttgAGTGATTTGTTGAGTCTGTGTGTTATGTAGTGCTGTAGAATGCTGTAGCTATGTGTTGTCAGTAGAAATCAGACACCTGTCTCTTTGTGAAACCACAACTGAAAGAGAGGCTCAGCTCCAACTGTAGTTCCAGTTAAACACTTAAGTGTTACTTTTGTTCTGCGCTGCAGCGAATGTTTTTCTAAATTGCGTGCAAGTGTCTGTGAATGCACGCATATGTCAGCTGTTTGCACTCAGTCCTAATACACAGTACAAGCAGGAAAACGTGTGGACATGGTGTTCCTGCTTCTGCGGGATCCAGGCAGTGCATCCACTCAAACACTCAATTCTCGTGTTTCTAGACTATTAGCTACCGTTCGTTCTTCGTTCTTCGCCATCCGTTTGTCTTCCCAGGTCCAAGGCCTCACTCACCTTTGATGCTCCATCTGTTTTCCGTATTATTATGGTAGAATATTCCCTTCCTCCGTCACCACTGTTGCCAACCAGTTGCTGCAGACTGAAAAGCCCACAGATATCATCATGGCACTCCACTGTGCATTTTATTATTCACCCTCTTTTCCGGTTACTCATGCACTGTCCATCCCTTGTTTGATTGCCCCTTCCTGCCCCTTGACCTCAGTTTCATGCAAACACAGCTCATCCCTGCATGGGTCATTCCTCACTAGTCTCTGGATGGTCGCTAGGAAGCACTGATTCCTCTTTCACAGCAGGTGGGCAGAGAAACAACCGCCTGATTGGAACTGTTTACTACTGGCAGCTGACCAGACGCAGATGGACGGACAAGTTTCTAGGTTTTTGGTATGTAATGTTCTGCCACACACAGGAATAAACAATCTATTCATAATCT
This sequence is a window from Brachyhypopomus gauderio isolate BG-103 chromosome 21, BGAUD_0.2, whole genome shotgun sequence. Protein-coding genes within it:
- the LOC143485038 gene encoding isocitrate dehydrogenase [NAD] subunit gamma, mitochondrial-like produces the protein MSTKSVLGFSRVLLPWAGLKGNTVNVTRPVLCSQREKSSYTPPPAKYGGRHTVTLIPGDGIGPELLNHARELFRFCCVPVDFEVVNVDSSVTSEDDINNAVTAIKRNGVALKGNIETNHNLPASHKSRNKLLRTSLDLYANVMHCQTLPGVQTRHKDIDIIIIRENTEGEYSSLEHENVPGVVECLKIITRMNSMRIAEFAFRLAREKGRHRVTAVHKANIMKLGDGLFLKCCKEVAAGYPDIAFDDMIVDNTTMQLVSKPQQFDVMVMPNLYGNVVSNVCAGLVGGPGLVPGANYGKDYAVFETATRNTGKSIANKNIANPTATLLASCLMLDHLRLHDYASVIRKAVLKTLSETQLHTADLGGQGTTSEVVQTIMQEVQRNGLLNSKHI